From the Hevea brasiliensis isolate MT/VB/25A 57/8 chromosome 15, ASM3005281v1, whole genome shotgun sequence genome, one window contains:
- the LOC110636184 gene encoding transcription factor FAMA isoform X1 — protein sequence MFLLIDHFITMLHCSELHLLQATFTGLDYSLDHHRHHPQQDHELIKSRIGEASGDNSNGVIDYMLNNPHQQQLSSGFCTSTSLDKLSFADVMQFADFGPKLALNQTKISEEETGIDPIYFLKFPVLNDKREEQSLMVPHLGGENEERFKGLSSVENRAGMMGEDIREEEEARVSDNTSVQLQFLGDQDLQNKNPIPEVKNKRKRPRTIKTTEEVESQRMTHIAVERNRRKQMNEHLRVLRSLMPGSYVQRGDQASIIGGAIEFVRELEQLLQCLESQKRRRLYGEAPRQMGDSSLAIQQPQPPFFPTLPLPNDQMKLMDFETGLREETAENKSCLADVEVKLLGFDAMIKILSRRRPGQLIKTIAALEDLQLNILHTNITTIEQTVLYSFNVKIESESRFTAEDIASSVQQIFSFIHSNSSM from the exons ATGTTTTTGTTGATAGATCATTTCATCACCATGTTACATTGCTCTGAGCTTCACTTGTTGCAGGCAACCTTTACTGGTCTAGACTACTCTCTAGACCACCACCGTCACCATCCACAGCAAGATCACGAACTCATTAAGTCTCGAATTGGAGAAGCTTCTGGTGATAACAGCAATGGCGTGATCGACTATATGCTCAACAATCCTCATCAGCAACAACTGTCATCTGGGTTTTGCACTTCAACTTCTCTTGATAAATTGAGCTTTGCAGATGTTATGCAATTTGCAGATTTTGGGCCTAAGTTGGCCTTAAATCAAACTAAGATATCTGAGGAAGAAACTGGTATTGATCCAATTTACTTCCTGAAGTTTCCTGTATTGAACGATAAGAGGGAGGAACAGTCTCTAATGGTTCCCCATCTAGGTGGAGAAAATGAAGAGAGATTTAAAGGATTGAGTAGTGTGGAAAATAGGGCAGGAATGATGGGAGAAGATattagagaggaagaagaagctaGGGTTTCAGATAATACGTCGGTGCAACTCCAGTTTCTCGGAGATCAAGATCTTCAAAACAAGAACCCTATACCGGAGGTGAAGAACAAGAGGAAAAGGCCAAGAACTATCAAGACAACCGAGGAGGTGGAAAGCCAAAGAATGACTCATATTGCAGTGGAAAGAAATCGAAGGAAACAAATGAATGAGCATCTTCGAGTTTTGAGGTCTCTCATGCCAGGATCTTATGTACAAAGG GGAGACCAAGCTTCAATTATTGGTGGAGCCATTGAATTTGTGAGAGAATTGGAGCAACTCCTTCAATGCCTAGAATCTCAAAAGAGGCGAAGACTCTATGGAGAAGCTCCAAGACAGATGGGAGATTCTTCTCTCGCAATCCAGCAACCTCAACCACCATTCTTTCCTACTCTGCCTCTTCCAAATGATCAAATGAAACTCATGGACTTTGAAACCGGACTCCGAGAGGAAACTGCTGAGAACAAGTCCTGCTTGGCTGATGTTGAGGTGAAGCTTTTAGGGTTTGATGCCATGATCAAGATCCTATCTAGGAGAAGACCAGGCCAGCTCATTAAAACTATTGCGGCTCTAGAAGATTTGCAGCTTAATATCCTCCACACCAACATTACCACCATTGAGCAAACTGTTCTCTATTCATTCAATGTCAAG ATTGAAAGTGAATCTAGGTTCACAGCAGAAGATATAGCAAGTTCGGTTCAACAGATATTCAGTTTTATTCATTCAAACAGCAGCATGTGA
- the LOC110636184 gene encoding transcription factor FAMA isoform X2 codes for MDKEDNYSATFTGLDYSLDHHRHHPQQDHELIKSRIGEASGDNSNGVIDYMLNNPHQQQLSSGFCTSTSLDKLSFADVMQFADFGPKLALNQTKISEEETGIDPIYFLKFPVLNDKREEQSLMVPHLGGENEERFKGLSSVENRAGMMGEDIREEEEARVSDNTSVQLQFLGDQDLQNKNPIPEVKNKRKRPRTIKTTEEVESQRMTHIAVERNRRKQMNEHLRVLRSLMPGSYVQRGDQASIIGGAIEFVRELEQLLQCLESQKRRRLYGEAPRQMGDSSLAIQQPQPPFFPTLPLPNDQMKLMDFETGLREETAENKSCLADVEVKLLGFDAMIKILSRRRPGQLIKTIAALEDLQLNILHTNITTIEQTVLYSFNVKIESESRFTAEDIASSVQQIFSFIHSNSSM; via the exons ATGGATAAAGAAGACAACTACTCG GCAACCTTTACTGGTCTAGACTACTCTCTAGACCACCACCGTCACCATCCACAGCAAGATCACGAACTCATTAAGTCTCGAATTGGAGAAGCTTCTGGTGATAACAGCAATGGCGTGATCGACTATATGCTCAACAATCCTCATCAGCAACAACTGTCATCTGGGTTTTGCACTTCAACTTCTCTTGATAAATTGAGCTTTGCAGATGTTATGCAATTTGCAGATTTTGGGCCTAAGTTGGCCTTAAATCAAACTAAGATATCTGAGGAAGAAACTGGTATTGATCCAATTTACTTCCTGAAGTTTCCTGTATTGAACGATAAGAGGGAGGAACAGTCTCTAATGGTTCCCCATCTAGGTGGAGAAAATGAAGAGAGATTTAAAGGATTGAGTAGTGTGGAAAATAGGGCAGGAATGATGGGAGAAGATattagagaggaagaagaagctaGGGTTTCAGATAATACGTCGGTGCAACTCCAGTTTCTCGGAGATCAAGATCTTCAAAACAAGAACCCTATACCGGAGGTGAAGAACAAGAGGAAAAGGCCAAGAACTATCAAGACAACCGAGGAGGTGGAAAGCCAAAGAATGACTCATATTGCAGTGGAAAGAAATCGAAGGAAACAAATGAATGAGCATCTTCGAGTTTTGAGGTCTCTCATGCCAGGATCTTATGTACAAAGG GGAGACCAAGCTTCAATTATTGGTGGAGCCATTGAATTTGTGAGAGAATTGGAGCAACTCCTTCAATGCCTAGAATCTCAAAAGAGGCGAAGACTCTATGGAGAAGCTCCAAGACAGATGGGAGATTCTTCTCTCGCAATCCAGCAACCTCAACCACCATTCTTTCCTACTCTGCCTCTTCCAAATGATCAAATGAAACTCATGGACTTTGAAACCGGACTCCGAGAGGAAACTGCTGAGAACAAGTCCTGCTTGGCTGATGTTGAGGTGAAGCTTTTAGGGTTTGATGCCATGATCAAGATCCTATCTAGGAGAAGACCAGGCCAGCTCATTAAAACTATTGCGGCTCTAGAAGATTTGCAGCTTAATATCCTCCACACCAACATTACCACCATTGAGCAAACTGTTCTCTATTCATTCAATGTCAAG ATTGAAAGTGAATCTAGGTTCACAGCAGAAGATATAGCAAGTTCGGTTCAACAGATATTCAGTTTTATTCATTCAAACAGCAGCATGTGA
- the LOC110636229 gene encoding 60S ribosomal protein L13a-4, translated as MVSGSGICAKRVVVDARHHMLGRLASIIAKELLNGQKVVVVRCEEICISGGLVRQKMKYMRFLRKRMNTKPSHGPIHFRAPSKILWRTIRGMIPHKTKRGEAALARLKVYEGVPPPYDKMKRMVIPDALKVLRLQAGHKYCLLGRLSSEVGWNHYETIKELERKRKERAQVAYERKKQLTKLRVKAEKVAEEKLGSQLDIISPIKY; from the exons ATGGTGTCGGGGTCAGGGATCTGCGCCAAGAGGGTGGTGGTGGATGCAAGGCACCACATGCTTGGTAGGCTTGCGTCTATCATAGCAAAGGAGCTCCTGAACGGCCAAAAAGTCGTGGTTGTAAGGTGCGAGGAGATTTGCATCTCTGGTGGCTTGGTGAGACAGAAGATGAAGTACATGAGGTTCTTGCGTAAGCGCATGAACACTAAGCCTTCTCATGGTCCCATCCACTTCCGTGCCCCTTCCAAGATCCTCTGGCGCACAATCCGCGG GATGATTCCCCATAAGACCAAGCGTGGAGAGGCTGCCCTTGCTCGCTTGAAGGTTTATGAGGGAGTTCCACCTCCATATGATAAGATGAAGAGGATGGTTATCCCTGATGCTCTCAA GGTGTTGAGGCTTCAGGCTGGACATAAGTACTGTTTGTTGGGCAGGCTTTCATCTGAGGTGGGATGGAACCACTATGAGACAATCAAG GAGCTTGAGAGGAAGAGAAAGGAGAGGGCTCAGGTGGCTTATGAGAGGAAGAAGCAGTTGACAAAACTAAGGGTTAAAGCTGAGAAGGTTGCAGAGGAGAAGCTTGGATCCCAGCTAGACATTATTTCTCCCATCAAATATTga